In one window of Primulina tabacum isolate GXHZ01 chromosome 8, ASM2559414v2, whole genome shotgun sequence DNA:
- the LOC142553328 gene encoding uncharacterized protein LOC142553328, with translation MSELCDSKIKIFTLLFSDLVLFCSVILSHPLYFSYFVFFLPYILKLVSFVYPLFITTFLVLFAVLAGLVHDSFSTEFGQSWVGHLQFACWSVLESLQSKKEVENGGFGCLEDLEMYRILFGPAVMGVEGNQVGQVMEEKSEENPLQGLQSSVKEGSLDVDLNLNKYELLTAGKVKESSILGAEMEEKRLESFLKLLDKFERMTPRLDEKKVDPLVNNEIEKMGEKQIASSSLGNASRAAADKINVNNTKWRREHTPKVKEHSQRLNFNDDYTCENGAESSPTMGSNVGTYGSMRKEKEWRRTLACMLFEERHNVDGGEGMDSLWETYETDSTKPKLSKKISKKKSGFESDEEYGYEYEMEDDNILGQAIKLSAGKMNLGVGKPNLVKFSKAVKGFGWLHRVSKNNKKVHNSGDRY, from the exons ATGTCTGAGTTGTGCGATTCCAAGATTAAAATTTTCACGCTTTTATTCTCTGACTTGGTTTTATTTTGTTCTGTCATTCTTTCTCATCCCCTATACTTTTCTTACTTCGTTTTCTTCTTACCTTACATTCTTAAACTTGTGTCTTTTGTCTACCCTCTTTTCATTACCACTTTCCTTGTCCTCTTTGCTGTTCTTGCTGGCCTTGTTCATGATAGTTTCTCAACTGAATTCGGTCAAAGCTGGGTTGGCCATCTGCAGTTTGCTTGTTGGTCTGTTTTAGAAAGtctgcagtccaagaaagaagtTGAAAATGGAGGGTTCGGCTGTTTGGAGGATCTTGAAATGTATAGAATTTTGTTTGGCCCTGCAGTGATGGGAGTTGAAGGAAACCAAGTTGGTCAGGTTATGGAGGAAAAATCAGAAGAAAATCCTCTGCAAGGATTACAATCAAGTGTTAAAGAAGGTTCATTGGATGTAGACCTCAACCTTAACAAATATGAGCTTCTCACTGCTGGTAAGGTAAAAGAAAGTTCAATTCTTGGTGCTGAGATGGAAGAGAAGAGATTGGAGAGTTTCTTGAAATTGCTTGATAAATTTGAAAGGATGACTCCAAGATTGGATGAGAAGAAAGTTGATCCACTAGTGAACAATGAAATTGAAAAAATGGGAGAAAAACAGATTGCGTCGTCATCTCTGGGAAATGCATCCCGGGCAGCAGCTGATAAGATAAATGTGAACAACACTAAATGGAGAAGAGAGCATACACCCAAAGTCAAAGAACATTCTCAAAGGCTAAACTTTAATGATGATTATACTTGCGAAAACGGCGCCGAGAGTTCTCCGACAATGGGTTCAAATGTTGGGACTTATGGATCCATGAGGAAGGAAAAGGAGTGGAGAAGGACGTTGGCGTGCATGTTATTCGAGGAGCGACACAATGTGGATGGCGGTGAAGGGATGGACTCGTTGTGGGAGACATACGAAACAGATTCAACCAAGCCGAAGTTGTCGAAGAAGATTAGTAAAAAGAAGAGCGGATTTGAATCCGATGAAGAGTATGGCTATGAATACGAGATGGAGGACGACAATAT TTTAGGACAAGCCATCAAATTGTCAGCGGGGAAGATGAATTTAGGCGTGGGAAAGCCTAATCTTGTTAAGTTTTCCAAGGCTGTTAAAGGGTTCGGATGGTTGCATCGAGTCAGCAAGAATAACAAGAAGGTGCATAATAGTGGAGACAGATACTAG
- the LOC142553329 gene encoding nuclear transport factor 2-like → MAADAAAGTQTPVSAQVVGNAFVQQYYHILHHSPGIVHRFYQDTSKLGRPEAEGSLSVTTTMQAINEKIVSLNYGDFKAEIKSVDAQESFGGGFQVLVTGYMIGKDNTVRNFAQTFFLAPQERGYFVLNDMFRFVDNANVIPAVVNDVEVPIRAEPVPSSVQENHTSEHSTPSADESIAEEVYDPPENGDVSVVEDEIPLSEVVDQAQDDSQIVVESSFRSEEVIKKSYASIVMDLKESAATFSPPPSAPRKAPPVNVEQQTPTFTPANDVAVSNEESATDNENNQEGEADGYSVYIKGLPMNATEASLEEIFKKFGTIKIDGIQVRSNRQQGFCFGFVEFEEASSVQKALEASPVTISGRQAFVEEKRSTNSRGNFRGRFQTGRGSGFRNEGFRGRGYYGGGRGYSRGDFNGRTDFVNRGGNRGGSSSHDGYERSDNSYGNRGRMNRPGGMGNASAKIMAPRVSSTSRGIVV, encoded by the exons ATGGCGGCGGATGCAGCAGCAGGCACGCAGACACCGGTTTCTGCTCAAGTT GTTGGGAACGCATTTGTGCAGCAGTATTATCACATCTTGCATCATTCACCGGGGATAGTTCACCGGTTTTACCAGGACACCAGCAAACTCGGGCGACCTGAGGCCGAAGGATCCTTGAGTGTTACCACTACTATGCAA GCCATTAATGAGAAGATTGTTTCTCTCAACTATGGAGATTTCAAAGCTGAGATCAAATCCGTGGATGCACAAGAGTCCTTTGGTGGTGGTTTTCAGGTTCTTGTTACTGGTTATATGATAGGGAAGGACAACACTGTTCGcaattttgctcaaactttcTTCCTCGCCCCACAAGAGAGAGGCTACTTTGTTTTGAACGATATGTTTCGATTTGTGGATAATGCTAATGTGATCCCAGCAGTGGTCAATGATGTTGAGGTGCCCATTAGAGCCGAGCCAG TTCCATCTTCAGTTCAGGAGAACCATACTTCCGAGCACAGTACACCTTCCGCTGATGAATCCATTGCAGAAGAAGTTTACGATCCACCGGAGAATGGAGATGTGTCCGTTGTTGAAGATGAGATTCCCCTCAGTGAGGTTGTTGACCAAGCACAGGATGATTCTCAGATTGTAGTTGAATCGAGTTTTAGAAGTGAGGAAGTGATAAAGAAGTCCTATGCTTCTATT GTGATGGATCTCAAGGAAAGTGCTGCAACTTTCTCACCTCCACCATCTGCTCCTCGGAAAGCTCCACCGGTGAATGTGGAGCAACAGACCCCAACGTTTACCCCTGCGAATGATGTAGCTGTTTCGAATGAGGAATCTGCCACTGATAATGAGAATAACCAAGAGGGTGAAG CTGATGGTTACTCAGTATACATAAAGGGCCTTCCAATGAATGCCACTGAAGCCTCACTTGAggaaatattcaagaaatttggGACAATCAAGATTGATGGAATTCAAGTTAGAAGTAACAGA CAACAAGGATTTTGTTTTGGATTTGTTGAATTTGAAGAGGCAAGTTCTGTGCAAAAAGCTCTCGAG GCTTCTCCGGTGACCATCAGTGGCCGCCAAGCATTTGTTGAGGAAAAGAGGTCGACAAATTCTCGAG GGAATTTCCGGGGGAGATTTCAAACTGGAAGGGGCTCTGGGTTCAGAAATGAGGGATTTAGAGGGCGTGGATACTATGGAGGTGGAAGGGGTTACAGCAGGGGTGATTTTAATGGCAGGACTGATTTTGTGAACAGGGGTGGTAATCGTGGAGGATCTTCAAGTCACGACGGGTATGAGAGGTCTGACAATAGTTATGGCAATAGAGGCCGCATGAACCGTCCTGGTGGGATGGGCAATGCCAGTGCTAAAATCATGGCTCCGCGAGTTTCTTCAACTTCTCGAGGAATTGTAGTTTAG